One Spiroplasma endosymbiont of Cantharis nigra DNA segment encodes these proteins:
- a CDS encoding protein translocase SecDF, variant type has protein sequence MNNKEKNISNKPKKPILKIFAILIIISSLVLGIVFSNLKFSENIKLGSDFKGYYSALVSVGNLNEKESINGQPNGDSTEGAKALNERLNPMGNNQIIIEKAGKNFLKVLSPVDAYQNETIFKNQIQKNGGIVLLDSTEGKFNDLQITNESNKLERKGINEYFTGANSTFINESNSKNPAISYSLNGDNFKALFKTEEGAEGQTREAGTLPLFILLDADGFYNDIRNYYNLIKGEKKDRIEEFFKVIVEPLRTFYDASSTPTKVKEVLYDLFYGQWTEKTSSGISTTYRGSLMSRRNGSNESLKDASSFLEVVDSFNYLSETSKYVYDSNAVTKDFETGGRYSKNVKLWDSSNTLTEKYKVNEIFSLINPVLLNFVISNQILFNETFANNLVTNYFLFNGNVTESKGQASKGYIDGNNLITKVDSEAKARIGASLFNASGKGFVFTVNSVATIDGKVTQVMLISSLVFILIIALCLIVYMGFFYRLLGLFSMIITLAIIGMTLLSLSWFNLAVGPETIICSFILLGLNIEIFSSLFENMKESYYLKQRGLKTSFNISIKENVGIALDLVVALLIPSMCMFWISSNAIISMAIMLAMGSFFTVLFTILVGVILFKLIINSQLIANKSYLFALNTDFASQGKFFINYKIRKIENKIIKLNSKPEIDKEAITKLESDLESLNDKLSEINLKDIEKNNKKQELAKEKLNKKIDLITQKINSLNPEKDAKKIQSLNFKVNELIFVRDDNTQNIIEEEGQIITSTNEKLKIKTVERNIKNGTKFVSLFGVILLALSLGLGFLFGLRFDDTFGGRTDYTLWGDNTSTLYSQIREESFEDTSYGNEQKLKEIYEFKEELVEKHESFKSNNQYNEEAVKLDETKTVSEFLNFVLDDSFYVNYLAQNLSDKKSYKSKNYSVSYGDKFIFNDSSSITEENQNWITLTVFTQDLKQSAIIKKMFNNLGVDKNINSTSNNGFITKSIKPATMFWSIKEIAISILIIIAALVIYILIRFKWTYYIAMIISIVLAPLVAVAAITALQIPLGNVAIIAIVGSIFFTIISLFIIFGKARTLIASKDEKSLINFFKQEIEIIYDTKSVKKKMNDELFNLKNEMRLNIRTNNLPKEEKKKLKLEFKEIKHAKKIEFRKVKKANKIKINRVAKQNNYLSEVLVKTFRFGLVRSLLLIVLYTVLGIILASSMSSIWSFGASMIIGIFVSSVFVLFISLPLWVVFEQIRIRNQLARKRFINGLYVSKEEQIIEGIND, from the coding sequence TTGAATAACAAGGAAAAAAATATAAGCAATAAGCCTAAAAAGCCAATTTTAAAGATTTTTGCTATATTAATAATTATTTCTTCTTTGGTATTAGGGATAGTTTTCTCTAATTTAAAATTCTCAGAAAATATTAAGTTGGGTTCAGACTTTAAAGGTTATTACTCAGCTCTTGTTTCAGTTGGTAATTTAAATGAAAAAGAATCAATAAATGGTCAACCAAATGGTGATTCAACAGAAGGGGCTAAAGCTCTAAATGAACGTTTAAATCCAATGGGAAATAATCAAATAATAATTGAAAAGGCTGGTAAAAACTTTTTAAAAGTTTTATCTCCAGTAGATGCATATCAAAATGAAACAATTTTTAAAAATCAAATCCAAAAAAATGGTGGAATTGTTTTATTAGATTCAACAGAAGGTAAATTTAATGATTTACAAATTACAAATGAAAGTAATAAACTTGAAAGAAAAGGAATTAATGAATATTTTACTGGAGCAAATTCAACTTTCATTAATGAATCAAATTCAAAAAACCCAGCAATTTCATATTCATTAAATGGTGATAATTTTAAAGCATTATTTAAAACAGAAGAAGGAGCTGAAGGACAAACTCGTGAAGCAGGAACTTTACCTTTATTTATCCTTTTAGATGCTGATGGTTTTTATAATGATATAAGAAACTATTACAATTTAATTAAAGGTGAGAAAAAAGATAGAATTGAAGAATTCTTTAAAGTTATTGTTGAACCTTTAAGAACTTTCTATGATGCAAGTAGTACTCCTACAAAAGTAAAAGAAGTTTTATATGACCTATTTTATGGTCAATGAACTGAAAAGACATCTTCAGGAATTAGTACAACTTATAGAGGATCATTGATGAGTAGAAGAAATGGTTCAAATGAATCTTTAAAAGATGCAAGTTCATTCTTAGAGGTTGTAGATTCATTTAACTATTTATCAGAAACTTCAAAATATGTTTATGATTCAAATGCTGTAACAAAAGATTTTGAAACAGGTGGAAGATATTCAAAGAATGTAAAATTATGAGATTCTTCGAATACATTAACAGAAAAATATAAAGTTAATGAAATATTTTCTTTAATAAATCCAGTACTTTTAAATTTTGTTATTTCAAATCAAATCCTTTTTAATGAAACTTTTGCTAATAACTTAGTAACTAATTATTTCTTATTTAATGGAAATGTTACTGAATCAAAAGGGCAAGCTTCTAAAGGATATATTGATGGAAACAATTTAATAACTAAAGTTGATTCAGAAGCAAAGGCTAGAATTGGTGCTTCTTTATTTAACGCCTCTGGTAAAGGATTTGTTTTTACAGTTAACTCTGTTGCAACTATTGATGGAAAAGTAACACAAGTAATGTTAATTTCATCATTAGTATTTATATTAATTATTGCTTTATGTTTAATTGTTTATATGGGATTCTTTTATAGACTACTTGGTCTTTTCTCAATGATAATTACATTAGCAATTATAGGAATGACTTTATTGTCATTATCATGATTCAATCTGGCAGTTGGACCAGAAACAATTATTTGTTCGTTTATTTTACTTGGGCTAAATATTGAGATCTTCTCTTCTCTATTTGAAAATATGAAGGAGAGTTACTATCTAAAACAAAGGGGATTAAAAACTAGTTTTAATATTTCTATTAAAGAAAATGTTGGAATAGCATTAGATTTAGTTGTTGCTTTGTTAATTCCATCAATGTGTATGTTCTGAATCTCATCTAATGCAATTATTTCAATGGCAATAATGTTAGCAATGGGGTCATTCTTTACAGTATTATTTACAATATTGGTAGGTGTAATTCTATTCAAATTAATAATTAATTCTCAATTAATTGCAAATAAATCATATTTATTCGCTTTAAATACAGACTTTGCATCTCAAGGTAAATTCTTTATTAATTATAAAATAAGAAAAATAGAAAATAAAATTATTAAACTAAACTCAAAACCTGAAATTGACAAAGAAGCAATTACAAAACTTGAAAGTGATCTTGAATCTTTAAACGATAAATTAAGTGAAATTAATTTAAAAGATATAGAAAAAAATAATAAGAAGCAAGAATTAGCTAAGGAAAAACTAAATAAAAAAATTGATTTAATAACACAAAAAATTAATAGTTTAAATCCTGAAAAAGATGCTAAAAAAATTCAGTCACTTAATTTTAAAGTAAATGAATTAATATTTGTTAGAGATGATAATACTCAAAATATTATTGAAGAAGAAGGACAAATTATTACTTCTACTAATGAAAAACTAAAAATAAAGACAGTTGAAAGAAATATTAAAAATGGAACTAAGTTTGTTTCATTATTTGGAGTAATTCTACTTGCATTATCACTAGGTCTTGGTTTCTTATTTGGTCTACGTTTTGATGATACATTTGGTGGAAGAACAGACTATACTTTATGAGGAGATAATACTTCAACACTTTATTCTCAAATAAGAGAAGAGAGTTTTGAAGATACAAGTTATGGTAATGAACAAAAGTTAAAAGAAATCTATGAATTTAAAGAAGAGTTAGTTGAAAAACATGAAAGTTTTAAATCTAATAATCAATACAATGAAGAAGCTGTTAAATTAGATGAAACAAAAACAGTTAGTGAATTCTTAAACTTTGTACTCGATGATAGTTTTTATGTTAATTACTTAGCTCAAAATTTATCAGATAAGAAGTCATATAAAAGTAAAAATTATTCAGTTTCTTATGGAGATAAATTCATATTTAATGATTCTTCTTCAATAACTGAAGAAAATCAAAATTGAATAACATTGACAGTATTTACACAAGATTTAAAACAATCAGCAATTATTAAAAAAATGTTTAATAATTTAGGTGTGGATAAAAATATAAATTCAACTTCAAACAATGGATTTATAACAAAATCTATTAAACCTGCTACAATGTTCTGATCAATTAAAGAAATAGCAATCTCTATTTTAATAATTATTGCAGCATTAGTTATTTATATACTTATTAGATTTAAATGAACATATTATATAGCAATGATTATATCAATAGTTTTGGCACCACTAGTTGCAGTTGCAGCAATTACAGCATTGCAAATTCCTTTAGGAAATGTTGCAATCATTGCAATAGTAGGTTCAATATTCTTTACAATTATTTCTTTATTCATTATCTTTGGTAAAGCAAGAACTCTAATTGCATCAAAAGATGAAAAATCATTAATAAACTTCTTTAAACAAGAAATTGAAATTATTTATGATACAAAGTCAGTTAAGAAAAAAATGAATGATGAGTTATTTAATCTTAAAAATGAAATGAGACTAAATATTAGAACTAATAATTTACCAAAAGAAGAGAAGAAAAAATTAAAATTAGAATTTAAAGAAATTAAGCATGCTAAAAAAATAGAGTTTAGAAAAGTTAAAAAAGCTAATAAAATTAAAATAAATAGAGTTGCAAAACAAAATAACTATTTATCAGAAGTTTTAGTAAAAACATTTAGATTTGGGTTAGTAAGATCTTTATTATTAATTGTTTTATATACAGTTCTTGGAATCATCTTAGCTTCATCAATGTCAAGTATTTGATCATTTGGAGCTTCAATGATAATTGGGATTTTTGTTTCAAGTGTATTTGTATTGTTTATTTCATTACCATTGTGGGTAGTATTTGAACAAATAAGAATAAGAAATCAATTAGCAAGAAAACGTTTCATAAATGGTTTATATGTTTCAAAAGAAGAACAAATCATAGAAGGAATAAATGATTAA
- a CDS encoding YitT family ABC transporter — MEKNNLNEIIEDIQEATQEIMQEEVVKFQSSEEKKSINKLAKELNRGGNIDGELLSNLESKIMSKREQKLLVQEYFRTKFIRDFFKIILAALLITITFDYFITPTGRAGLFPAGAGAIARFFATLTFPSQDQVQLQSSFYFIYYFAINIPLFIFGYIKLGKRFTFTTFIFIIMQIGFDQIIQNIPFINPREFNLLVNYQLIGSMPGSWNTGIWLFIFAALGGFLLGFSYSIVYKIGSSTGGLDFLTVFLSNKTNKPVGSLNRKVNFIILAIVIILNTIIIPMSLINSDIKISILQSGSYYQDNNLLKSMWDFAIENGALVGDNNNLQWDPVFEAWFSNIIYSNDYTSIESAMNLFDGSASLTKDQYEFLVQFVCKKGYGDDLVNINQGLVWHIKFLFIFGPSLFASFSLVIFAGMSTNIFYPKYTVRTYMITTNNPKKINKMLLENGFQNDILNWDSINRINGNYLHRSVIMVAMSVMDWDKIEREIFMIDPQVKINAIITKSVRGLFNYEIKKNDDRDIIRTKIEKNELELEKIRQIAIVRAQKEHEKLHKKSQRRKPNPKKQENKDKKD, encoded by the coding sequence ATGGAGAAGAATAATTTAAACGAAATAATTGAAGATATTCAAGAAGCAACTCAAGAAATTATGCAAGAAGAAGTTGTTAAATTCCAATCAAGTGAAGAGAAAAAATCAATTAATAAGTTAGCAAAAGAATTAAATAGAGGAGGAAATATTGATGGTGAACTTTTAAGTAACCTCGAAAGCAAAATTATGTCTAAAAGAGAACAAAAACTACTTGTTCAAGAATATTTTAGAACTAAATTTATTAGAGATTTCTTTAAAATTATATTGGCTGCCTTGTTAATAACTATTACTTTTGATTACTTTATTACTCCAACAGGAAGAGCAGGTCTTTTCCCCGCAGGAGCAGGAGCAATTGCACGTTTTTTTGCAACTTTAACTTTTCCAAGTCAAGATCAAGTACAATTACAGTCATCATTTTACTTTATTTATTATTTTGCTATAAATATTCCTCTTTTTATTTTTGGATACATTAAATTGGGAAAAAGATTTACATTTACAACATTTATTTTTATAATTATGCAAATTGGTTTTGACCAGATTATTCAAAATATTCCATTTATTAATCCAAGAGAATTTAATTTACTTGTAAATTATCAATTAATTGGCTCAATGCCAGGTTCATGAAATACTGGTATTTGATTATTTATTTTTGCTGCATTGGGTGGTTTTTTACTAGGGTTTTCATATTCAATTGTATATAAAATTGGTTCTTCGACTGGAGGCTTGGATTTTTTAACTGTTTTTTTATCTAATAAAACAAACAAGCCAGTTGGTTCACTAAATAGAAAAGTTAATTTTATTATTTTAGCAATTGTTATTATTTTGAATACCATTATTATTCCTATGTCTCTTATTAATTCTGATATAAAAATTAGCATTCTTCAAAGTGGTAGTTATTATCAAGATAATAATCTATTAAAATCAATGTGAGATTTTGCAATTGAAAATGGTGCATTAGTGGGTGATAATAATAATTTACAATGAGATCCAGTATTTGAAGCCTGATTTAGTAATATCATTTATTCTAATGATTACACTTCAATAGAATCTGCAATGAATTTATTTGACGGCTCAGCTTCACTTACAAAGGATCAATATGAATTTTTAGTTCAATTTGTTTGTAAAAAAGGTTATGGTGATGATTTAGTAAATATAAATCAGGGATTAGTATGACATATTAAATTTTTATTTATTTTTGGACCATCACTATTTGCTTCTTTTTCACTTGTAATTTTTGCAGGAATGTCAACTAATATTTTCTATCCAAAATATACAGTAAGAACATATATGATAACAACAAATAATCCAAAGAAAATTAACAAAATGTTATTGGAAAATGGATTCCAAAATGATATTTTAAATTGAGATAGTATTAATAGAATTAATGGAAATTATCTTCATAGAAGTGTTATTATGGTAGCAATGTCAGTTATGGATTGAGATAAAATTGAAAGAGAAATCTTTATGATTGATCCTCAAGTTAAAATTAATGCAATTATAACAAAAAGTGTACGGGGCTTATTTAACTATGAAATTAAAAAAAATGATGACAGAGATATTATAAGAACCAAAATTGAAAAGAATGAACTTGAATTAGAAAAAATTAGACAAATTGCAATTGTAAGAGCTCAAAAAGAACATGAAAAATTACACAAAAAGAGTCAAAGAAGGAAACCAAATCCTAAAAAACAAGAAAATAAGGATAAAAAAGATTAA
- the fib gene encoding cytoskeletal motor fibril protein Fib codes for MIGIISTAYFTVKDRDGIKTVKKYWWRNMVIQHLKYRGKFFVIATIGYGKANAAMAITYLMEEYPTLETVLNIDLALSTNDKFDTTDTVMATKFIYRDADLTVFKDIKYGQIVHEPEAYTFNTEFVTQVKNFKLGVSDGIIGTADMLIYNSKQFKEMVDKYGQTIDVIDSEAGALAQIAKKSSVNFVAMKIMYNNALSPWDNDPLHKFKIYETANTLKYLLARLFNLLSSKYIIDFTKSTNDELEVIHELFELSHDEWVSLFKSDVTSIISGLGPSLMLVDKKAAKPEAVDIVEVLKSKLEDEGPSKIILGEDEWKNAPKKWLRKMMFLTNIHVNDDELLWNKSAKYDLKSTKIVSIEDVARAVSKAIADRSQDKSAYTYDGATVLKKHLLVAVDAPISFYITHNVTHEFVEAPKQGSQLVANEFTKYLNEQLAEVESPFEKIIVYCKVPAEGVAKLPVIIKTKSKANQAVVFGGYSSKDQKTYTVVDITRNDYDPLKVGSFKVTVRLKNS; via the coding sequence ATGATAGGTATTATTTCAACAGCTTACTTTACAGTTAAAGATCGTGATGGTATTAAAACTGTAAAAAAATATTGATGAAGAAATATGGTTATTCAACATCTTAAATACAGAGGGAAGTTTTTTGTAATCGCAACAATCGGTTATGGAAAAGCAAATGCTGCAATGGCAATTACTTATTTAATGGAAGAATATCCAACTTTGGAAACAGTTTTAAATATCGACTTAGCTTTATCAACAAATGATAAATTTGATACAACAGATACAGTTATGGCTACAAAATTTATTTATAGAGATGCTGATTTAACAGTATTCAAAGATATTAAATATGGACAAATCGTACATGAACCAGAAGCATATACTTTTAATACAGAATTTGTAACACAAGTTAAAAACTTTAAATTAGGTGTTTCAGATGGTATTATTGGTACTGCTGATATGTTAATTTATAACTCAAAACAATTTAAAGAAATGGTTGACAAATATGGTCAAACAATTGATGTAATTGATTCAGAAGCTGGAGCATTAGCTCAAATAGCTAAAAAATCAAGTGTTAACTTTGTTGCAATGAAAATTATGTATAATAATGCATTATCACCATGAGATAATGACCCATTACATAAGTTTAAAATTTATGAAACAGCTAATACTTTAAAATACTTATTGGCAAGATTATTTAACTTATTATCATCAAAATACATTATTGACTTTACAAAAAGTACAAATGATGAATTAGAAGTAATTCATGAATTATTTGAATTATCTCATGATGAATGAGTATCACTTTTCAAAAGTGATGTTACATCAATTATTTCTGGTTTAGGACCATCATTGATGTTAGTTGATAAAAAAGCAGCTAAACCTGAAGCTGTTGATATTGTTGAAGTTTTAAAAAGTAAATTAGAAGATGAAGGACCAAGTAAAATTATTTTAGGAGAAGATGAATGAAAAAATGCTCCTAAAAAATGATTACGTAAAATGATGTTCTTAACAAATATTCATGTAAATGATGATGAATTGTTATGAAATAAATCAGCTAAATATGATCTTAAATCAACTAAAATTGTTTCAATTGAAGATGTTGCAAGAGCGGTTTCAAAAGCAATTGCTGATCGTTCACAAGATAAATCAGCATATACATATGATGGTGCTACAGTATTGAAAAAACATTTACTAGTTGCAGTAGATGCTCCAATTTCATTCTACATTACTCATAATGTTACTCATGAATTTGTTGAAGCTCCAAAACAAGGATCTCAATTAGTAGCAAACGAATTTACAAAATACTTAAATGAACAATTGGCAGAAGTTGAATCTCCATTTGAAAAAATAATAGTATACTGTAAAGTTCCTGCAGAAGGAGTTGCAAAACTTCCAGTTATTATTAAAACTAAATCAAAAGCTAATCAAGCTGTTGTATTTGGTGGATACTCAAGTAAAGATCAAAAAACTTATACAGTTGTTGATATTACAAGAAATGATTACGACCCATTGAAAGTTGGATCATTCAAAGTTACAGTTCGTTTAAAAAACTCATAG
- a CDS encoding post-transcriptional regulator, giving the protein MKNYTKRVKEGNQILKNKKIRIKKINFFKETSKFIKFISFFVYNYDYSGDLMEEENLKKIIYEMLDLKLTEIRKEFSRITLKDLYCYLKDVVFKNNKIVDLNDLSFFIMNIKINKIFEYLNVSAILDENNSIEMDLKIILER; this is encoded by the coding sequence ATGAAAAATTACACAAAAAGAGTCAAAGAAGGAAACCAAATCCTAAAAAACAAGAAAATAAGGATAAAAAAGATTAATTTTTTTAAAGAAACTAGTAAATTTATTAAATTTATTAGTTTTTTTGTTTATAATTATGATTATAGTGGTGATTTAATGGAAGAGGAAAATCTTAAAAAAATTATTTATGAAATGTTAGATCTAAAATTAACAGAAATAAGGAAAGAATTTAGTAGAATTACTTTGAAAGACTTATACTGCTATTTAAAGGATGTAGTATTTAAGAATAATAAAATAGTTGATTTAAATGATTTATCGTTCTTTATTATGAACATTAAAATTAACAAAATATTTGAATATCTAAATGTTAGTGCAATTTTAGATGAAAATAATTCAATTGAAATGGATTTAAAAATTATTTTAGAAAGATAG
- a CDS encoding adenine phosphoribosyltransferase encodes MDIKKYILDVHNFPIEGVTFKDITPLLNDKDAFKYVIDKMVEYVKAKKATVIVAPEARGFLFASAVAYAANCRFVLVRKPGKLPRKVKDVEYVLEYGKGHIQMHVGDLKENDNVIIVDDVLATGGTMKAIVELVNQEKAKVGGIVFVADLSFLHEPDLFKEFDSKSLVTY; translated from the coding sequence ATGGATATAAAGAAATATATTTTAGATGTTCATAATTTCCCAATAGAGGGAGTAACCTTTAAAGATATTACTCCGTTATTAAATGATAAAGATGCTTTTAAATATGTAATTGATAAAATGGTTGAGTATGTCAAAGCAAAAAAAGCAACTGTTATTGTTGCTCCAGAAGCTAGGGGTTTCTTATTTGCATCAGCAGTTGCATATGCAGCAAACTGTAGATTTGTTTTAGTAAGAAAACCTGGAAAATTACCAAGAAAAGTAAAAGATGTTGAATATGTTTTAGAATATGGTAAAGGTCATATTCAAATGCATGTGGGAGACTTAAAAGAAAACGATAATGTAATTATTGTAGATGATGTCTTAGCAACTGGTGGTACTATGAAAGCGATTGTGGAGCTTGTTAATCAAGAAAAAGCAAAAGTTGGAGGAATAGTATTTGTAGCTGATTTATCATTCTTACATGAACCAGATTTATTTAAAGAATTTGATTCAAAAAGTTTAGTAACTTATTAG
- a CDS encoding RelA/SpoT family protein, which yields MQSRASMSEQEFNFIECRDVEVLVSEMKKYIKNKKLIDEVKRAYYYAEEKHKNQKRKSGDPFIIHPLSTAYYLAQWRMGPKTIIAGLLHDVIEDTPVTFSEIEELYGVEVADIVEAVTKVSYFTKENREQMKANYLRKLFLSMIRDIRVIIVKIADRMHNLLTLQHMKPEKQKVIAKETLEIYSTIAHRIGMKNAKNLLEDYSFEYLNPKEFKRVKSLLEEDKSTRKEIITEIISEVNKKLKAGGISNVTIFGRSKTIYSIYRKLTQFGKSFSDIHDILAVRIITEKQDDCYRILGWLHQLFTPLSGRFKDYIATPKNNLYQSLHSTLASKDGVIFEAQIRTYEMDDIAENGAAAHWKYKEGEKNIDIAEKQKEIDLKVDMFTRLMDLEKLASEAAELDYDEESQKIDLSGEVVEEAFKSDYLAPMIYILTPDGNVVNLPFGSTVLDFAYKIHTEVGNKTIGAKINGVFSPYNSTLNSGEMVEIQTSKETNPHEKWLRFVRTSTARRAIEDYLNTEKVKEQAKEQITNQKIIRNVKREVDRYIIAHNLKWQVKSIDEIQKKLNVLDYKNIDEFLLSVGNGDFTIPEAVEIVYVSKQELKDIEVINDMKTRKYKSAKGRDDLRINGIEKVNCTLAQCCYPVPVEPVTSFMSKTKGIQVHRSDCLNITNIKRVKNLLETEWIEAKTEDRNYNAKIRMTTYDRPGILLDIINVFNAQRVNLNEVKVISQEEDYSGKGSMIISVNNADQLNVILKSLSEIPGVIGVTRATSSENPMA from the coding sequence ATGCAGTCAAGAGCCTCAATGAGTGAACAAGAATTTAATTTTATTGAATGTCGTGATGTCGAAGTTCTTGTTTCAGAAATGAAAAAATATATTAAAAATAAAAAATTAATTGATGAAGTTAAAAGGGCATACTATTATGCTGAAGAAAAACATAAAAATCAAAAAAGAAAAAGTGGAGATCCTTTCATAATACATCCACTTTCAACTGCATATTATTTAGCTCAATGAAGAATGGGACCAAAAACTATTATTGCTGGTCTTTTACATGATGTAATTGAAGATACCCCTGTTACTTTCTCAGAAATTGAAGAATTATATGGTGTTGAAGTTGCAGATATTGTTGAAGCTGTAACAAAAGTAAGTTACTTTACAAAAGAAAATCGTGAGCAAATGAAAGCTAATTATTTAAGAAAACTATTCTTATCAATGATTAGAGATATTAGAGTTATTATTGTAAAAATTGCTGACCGTATGCATAATTTATTAACTCTTCAACATATGAAACCTGAAAAGCAAAAAGTAATTGCTAAAGAAACATTAGAAATTTACTCAACAATTGCTCATAGAATTGGTATGAAAAATGCTAAAAATCTTTTAGAAGATTACTCATTTGAGTATTTAAACCCAAAAGAATTTAAAAGGGTTAAAAGTCTTTTAGAAGAAGACAAAAGTACAAGAAAGGAAATAATTACTGAAATTATTTCTGAAGTTAATAAAAAATTAAAAGCTGGTGGTATCTCAAATGTTACAATTTTTGGTCGATCAAAAACAATTTATTCAATTTATAGAAAATTAACTCAATTTGGTAAGTCATTTAGTGATATTCACGATATTTTGGCTGTAAGAATTATTACTGAAAAACAAGATGATTGTTATAGAATTCTTGGTTGATTACATCAACTATTTACACCTTTATCAGGAAGATTTAAAGACTATATTGCAACACCAAAAAACAATTTATATCAATCATTGCATTCAACATTAGCAAGTAAAGATGGAGTTATTTTTGAAGCACAAATAAGAACATATGAAATGGACGATATTGCTGAAAACGGAGCAGCTGCCCACTGAAAATATAAAGAGGGTGAAAAAAATATTGATATTGCTGAGAAACAAAAGGAAATTGATTTAAAAGTAGATATGTTTACAAGATTAATGGACTTAGAAAAATTAGCATCAGAAGCTGCAGAGTTAGATTACGATGAAGAATCACAAAAAATTGATTTAAGTGGAGAAGTAGTTGAAGAAGCTTTTAAATCAGATTATTTAGCACCAATGATTTATATTTTAACTCCTGATGGAAATGTTGTTAATTTACCATTTGGATCAACTGTTTTGGATTTTGCATATAAAATTCATACTGAAGTTGGGAATAAAACTATTGGAGCTAAAATTAATGGGGTATTTTCACCTTATAACTCAACATTAAACTCAGGAGAAATGGTTGAAATACAAACTTCAAAAGAAACAAATCCTCATGAAAAATGATTGCGTTTTGTACGTACTTCAACAGCGCGAAGAGCTATTGAAGATTATTTAAATACTGAAAAAGTAAAAGAACAAGCAAAAGAACAAATTACGAATCAAAAAATTATTAGAAATGTTAAACGTGAAGTTGATAGATATATAATTGCTCACAACTTAAAATGACAAGTAAAATCAATTGATGAAATTCAAAAAAAATTAAATGTTTTAGATTATAAAAATATTGATGAGTTTTTATTATCAGTTGGTAATGGTGACTTTACTATTCCAGAAGCAGTTGAAATTGTATATGTATCAAAACAAGAACTAAAAGATATTGAAGTAATCAATGATATGAAAACTAGAAAATATAAGTCAGCTAAGGGAAGAGATGACTTAAGAATTAATGGAATTGAAAAAGTTAATTGTACTCTTGCACAATGTTGTTATCCAGTTCCTGTTGAACCAGTTACTAGTTTTATGTCAAAAACAAAAGGAATTCAAGTTCATCGCAGTGATTGTTTAAATATTACCAATATTAAAAGAGTAAAAAACTTATTAGAAACAGAGTGAATTGAAGCAAAAACTGAAGATAGAAACTATAATGCTAAAATAAGAATGACAACCTATGATCGACCAGGAATCTTATTGGATATAATTAACGTTTTTAATGCTCAAAGAGTAAATCTAAATGAGGTTAAAGTTATTTCTCAAGAAGAAGATTATTCAGGTAAGGGAAGTATGATTATAAGTGTCAATAATGCTGATCAGTTAAATGTGATATTAAAATCACTTTCAGAAATACCTGGAGTGATTGGAGTTACAAGAGCAACTTCATCAGAAAATCCAATGGCATAA